The nucleotide sequence CCATTGGTTTTCCATAATCTATTAAGAACCTAAAGCGGCAAAATTTACTGAAATTTTTAACCACCTGATTTATTCCTCGGTCCTCAATGTTATCTACTATCTTGTGGGTATCATGTCCTCCACGAGATGTACGAAGAAATGTTCCCCCAAGTTTATGGATATCGCTAACCACTTTAGGTGTCAATCTCATggtattttttgaataaaacccTTTATATCCTTCCTGAAAAAGTTCCCAGAGCAATATGGTAAATCATAAGAACTCAAGAAATGACAATAAAAGAAATTGGGAAACAGCGCTCATGGACTGGTTATCGTGTTCAAAACAATACAATATACACAAAGTCTTTTGGTTATTTGGGGATAAATTGAGTTATATATTAAGAGTTATTAAGTTAGATGGTTTTTAttctttgtaaaattatatCAACCTTCTTCTCAATGTCCCCGTCATAATATTCAAGACAGGAAGACAGTTATTTTTACCAATGAAAATAACCTATAGTTTTCTACCTTGAGGAATTAAAAAGTTTCTTGCAAAAGTCACAAAATGCTAGCTGTTGAGATCCCCACATTGATTAGAGATAAAACAAAATAGTCCTTACAAGGCTTGGACAATCTTAAGCTATCTTTGGGTATATAGTTATGAATTGGTTGTTTCATTCAATCCTACACATTTtcttggttattttcttcgttATTTTGAATATGAGGATTTTGTATCctcttttatctttatatttttctcttcacTTTAACAAAGttctatttaagaaatatatattaaaaaccgCAAATGACGTATTAACTActcaacaaacaacaaaaatagtcaaattaattaaaaaaaaaatcaaattttatccgaactattaataatttaaacaagTAGTATGCATtaactcttcaaaaaaaaaattgaacagtGCATTAATTcttcaattaaaaaagaaaggaaggagtattatattaatattttaacagatagcaaaaaaattgtaatttcacAAAACTCACCTCAATCCCAAGTATATCTTCAACCCCATACATGTTTTTCAAGCCAAATACAATTTCCCTAATCACTGTATTAATTCCTGGGCATAATCCTCCACAAGTCACTATGCAAGCACGTACTTCTTCTGCCTTGAAGTAAACCTAATATTAGAAGGCATTATCGTCAGCTTCTAAACATTACAAATGAACACTGAATTTTCCATGTTTTATACCTTTTCTCGAGGTCCAGCACGGCGAAAATGAACTCCTCTAGGACTATTTTTCTGAACGACAATCTGAACATGAAACATTGTTTGAAATATATGTAAGATCAAAGAGAGAGACATAAATCAttcagaaaagaaaataattcacAAACAAGGGAGAAGATTGGACCACTCACAGTTTGTGCAACCACATCTTCTGGACTTACAAAAGTATTCCTGAAAGCAGAAAATGGTTTAAAGAaaatttgttaataaaataatttaaagaaacaaaaatttggGAACTGGAAAAAATTAGAAATCAGTTAATATGCTTCAAATCTAGTGTGCAAAAtcacaaaacattttaaaacaaattgcaTAGAAGTAATTTACTTGACAATTGAATAAGCTTGACTGGTTTGTAGTGGGTTTGGATACGACTGCAAAGGAGGAATTAAAACGGAAACTATCAGAAATCACCAATATGGTTAGAAAAAGGAATAGATATACATACATGAGGACAAAACATCTGCTTGTCTcgactaaaaagaaaaaaacagtaTAATCAAACACACAATATTAACGAACTACCGAACCCCTTAACAAATTGGCCAAAACAGGTTGTCAAAAACTCTATATTTGTCCTTCAATTTAGTCCATTACTTGTTAACTTATGCAACGAGGCTCGTTAATCAAAATACACACCAACTTAATACTTTTGCAATCAAAATTCACCTCATATGGAgcataatttatgaaaattatgAGTGAGTCGTtaagaaacaaaattgatttaagGAGGAGCAAATTGAGAATAACTGCTGCAAGCTTGATGAACCTCAGTAATACATACATCATCTTAATGACTTGAAAATGCattgattttatatgatatgatatgaatcCTTGCTAGTAGTTCACACAATAACACCGTCTCAAATTAAGTGGCCTCTTTACTACCAATagaacatttattattatttgtttcaagttttatttattgcatttcaatACTCCACTAgctataattaataaaagtgttctagtacttcctccgtttctaaatataagtaaaattgacttttttggttcattcatttaatttaatgatgtatgtggtcaattttgcttatattgtAACgcattttaccattaaaattagCACTCCTAATAATTTCCTTAATAACGTATAAAATTCAAACATGACACCTAATGAGACCGAGGGAGTATCATTATTGGGAAAATAGCTCTCTAACACCTCCGACGGTGTGTCCGACGACATGTCTCAATGACACCAACacattcattttttcaaatttatattgTGTCTTGGTGTtagtgtcattgaaaaataatgtgaaaagaaagaaatgtaaaaggagaaaaaacagTACCGGCAGATTGGGAAGGAAATTGGTGAGGTGTGGAACGTCCTCGAGGAGAAAACCGTCGTCATTTTCGGATTGATTGGAAACCCGGACGGGTGCGAGTGGGAGACGGTTTTGGCGGGAAAACGGTGGTGGTAGTATCGGGTTCCGGAGAAAGAGCGCGCGCTGAGGAAGGTGGGATCGCAACAACAGTAGTTGCAGAGAGTTTTGAcgggaggaggaggaggaggaggagagagaaaatgaaggaggagttttagagagagaagagaacgAAGTGTAgacggaggaggaggaggagagatccattttccttttcctttcctttacaAACACCTGACTCAATCAATCAATTTCTCACTACAGAGATTATTATTCAAACTGGTTCATCCAACTCTGCAATATCAATGATATTTTTAGACTTTAGATGTTTACtattttcaaagatattttattttatttttacatcaaTTCCTAGTCATCATAAAACAAGTTTCATGTACTACTTGAAactaatttgaattaaaattgtaaacaaaaacaaaaaatttcagtTAAAATGATTATGACCATCTTGATCGTGGATGTTTCACATATTTAgcattattaaatatataactcTCATGTGGAGTAGAAAATTTGAGTGTCTATAGGGAAGGAAATATGGAACATTACCTCTTTACTTTTTACCAACATCATTTAATAATTCataatgaaaattttgttaaaatttaatgatatcaaattaTTGGTGGAATttatattagttttaattttagatgttggattgaaaaaaaaaatagtgtttttttttttttaattcacctTTTGCAGGTGAATAAGTtgggtgtccggagttcgaaccccggcccttgcatataataatgcatgtgtTTATTAAGTACTATTATAAAATAATGCATGTGTTTATTATGCACTATTATAAAATGAGTGAAATGGACACGAGACTCACTTTTCTTTTTAGGGACACAGGGGACTCAATCAAACACCCAAAATgaagtgcttttttttttttttttaaagaaaaatggaGTGACATGTCGTGGATGCTCTAATAAATGTGTATATTTTTCCACAAACAAAATAATGTGTATTTCAACACTTCAAAActgtagtttttgtttttagaaaagaaaatttatatcatttcattattaaTCATATTGGTAATACATGTCgagatttcataaaaaatgtggAAGCTTGGTAAGGATGTGGTTGTCTTAATTAATTGATGGACAACCTCATTTGTTATAAACTAAACATGAGAGTTTGGTAGATAAGAGCTACAAAATTGGATACTACTATCCATAATGAGACCAAATTCGGTGACATCTACCCCTCCTCTATTAAAGTAAATCAGCTACTATTTTCGaatcaacctcaaaatcaacatttgagTTGTAGGTCATATATCCACTGAATCATTGTTAGAGTTTGGAATGACTTTCAATCATCTTCACTCTAGAAGCTACCTTAGAATTAATGTCATCACAATCGACATtacattcttattttttataaaggtAATGCATGAAAAGAGAATGGTATTAATACATGCTCTTACAACAAAGGCTGAGACAGCCTTTTGAATTTTCCCAAATGCAAAACGAAAGGTCACTGGAAAAACTCTGACTACATAACTGATTGCTTAATTGCGCCtattaaaaatgaattgatCAGCATATCCTACCCAACAAACAGGAGAGACACTCATGGAATTTGAATTTACAACAGAAGGTTTTTACATGATCTTAAACCCTAAGATACACTTATCTACCAGAATCACAAAGATAAAGATAGCTATTCATATTTACCATAACTTTGTTTTACTCTATTGTAAGCATCATTCATCTGAGCTGTATTCGCTAGATTCTGGCAATAAGGGTACAGCAGCACAACAGAAAGTCTCCTTATCCTTAAGAAGTAGACAACTGCCATCAGAATTCCACTTCAGATCTGTTATCGAAAATTGTGGTAGAGGAACATGAACACAAAAGGCACCAGATGGGGTCCACATGTATAAATGTGTGCTTCCGGTGCAGAAAACAAGGCGAGTGGATGTCGGATCCCAAGCTGCCACTCTGATAGGGTCCTTCTGCACTAAGATTGCTGTAAGCTCAAGTTGTCGAATATTCCATACCCAGAGTACTGTAGGCATACTATCATTGCGAGTACATATGTATTGGCTATCATTGCTCCATGACAAAAAGCCTGCAAGAAAAATCAGTTTTGTCAAGCAGGCCAAGAGCCATCGTGCAAAGCTAGTGACAGAAGGCTTTGATTAAGTCCAGAGGCAACCAGATGATTCGGTCCGTCTAGGTAAAGTATAGTTGAAAAGAAACTGATATGGTACAAGATACATAACCATCAAAGTGATATTGCAGAAACCAAGGTATCATCAATAAAGAATATGAAGAACTAAAGAATCAATCCAAAGGAAATAATAACTTGGAATTGCAACAAAGAAAGAATATATGGATAGAGATTCTGATGTTAAAAGTCcaagaaaatgtaaaattataAATCGCCAGTGAATCACATAACAATATCATTGGAGATAAGGTTTACGCTAAACATGAAAGGATATATCGGTATTAAGGGTCacttgaattaaatagtttgcATCCAGATCTGCTCTATTTCATGCTAATAAAtagtgtcgtgtccggtgtccgtgtccgtatccatGCTTCACAGATGCTAATACTTATacaaaccaaaaatcaaattgaaCAGAAAAAAATATCCACATGAAGTAATTCAATTTCTTCCTATTTACCATGCAAATAATGAAATTAAGAACCCTGGAGTGATCATTGCATTATGTAGCAAGGAAGGGCATAATTTGAAGCATTCAAAAGTTAGAGGAAGCACAGCTTACCGATTCCTTGTTTGGGGTTAGGTTTCTCAGCAGGAGGCTTCTGAAAAGGTAAATTGATTGGAACTTCCATGACTTCATACCTTACTCGAAAGGGTCGTTCTGGAGAATCTggttagagaaagaaaaataagaaaacaaagggATGTGTTTCATGGACCAACTGTCCAAAAAgcttaaatcaaataaaaataagaactGTGTACTAGAAAGTTTTAAACCAACAATACATGTGAAACTTTTTCCTACCATGACGGGTCGTTCAAAACAGTGTAATTGTAATAAAAAAGTCATAGCACTTATGCTTACCAATGTTTCCTTGAGAAAAATCATCGCTCAAACACAGTTCTGACATATCAAGTTGCAGAGGTTCATCTACTTCCTGCAATTTCAGGGACATGGTAAATAAATTTTTCATAAACTGCAACGCCATCAACAATAAAAGTGTCAAAAAGAAATACTTTGAAAACAGCAGCATAACAAGGGCCACGGACTGCATATGGATGCAGAAACTCAGCAAATGTCTTCCAAGTTAAATGATTCAGGACTCGCAGCATCTGGTCATAACTACCCACTGCCAGAAACTGACCACAGGGAGACCACGACACACTTTTAACTCCTAATCCACTTTCATATGCTTGATACTTGAAAAGACACCTTCCGTCTGGAGAATAGATTAGAACCTAAGTATAAAACAAAAACGACCAAGGCTTTAGCATAACTTGCTAACATTAATTTTATAGCATGACCATCAGTCTAAAAAAAACAGGATATAAGCAGCACAAGAGTAGACATACAGAATACATGCATGAAAGATTGTATTATTTGATATATGCAACGCCATTCATGAAACATTCTCTATAAAATGCTTGCGGTTCTATCTATATTATTGAACATTGTAGATATTTAACCTTCCTTCCACTGTCCGTTGACTCTCCTTCCCCTGATCATAGCTCAGGGAAGCTTAAGCTTTACATGATTGTTAAGGGTCTAGAAAACTAATAAGGATCTGTTGACCCAAACATTATGGGTGATATACCAGTAAGTAACTGGTTCAATGTGATATACCAGTAATTTCGAGTTTGATTGGAGAGATGAATGACCAATAGAGAAGAGGACTATGAGCTGTTAATACTTAAAAATACTTTTTCTTCAACTTATGACATTCCTATACTATCTCCCCATCTCTCTATTTTGCTCTTCCAACTATTTATCATCTCCAATTTTTAAACATGGTATCAAAGTGGAATAATCAACCGTGacaaaaaatcacaatttcaacCACTGAGTTGTACTGTatcctctctttctctctttcgaGTAACAACGGTAGTTTAtgtaattttagatttttttaccATGTCTATTGTACATTGATATCAAATAGCTGACATGGTAGATTGCAGTGACGGATTTTTTGCCAACCTTGATGGCAAATATGTGAAGGATGTCAGAGCCACGGAGTCTTACAAGGGAAATGAGGGCTTAAAAAAAAGGATAGTTGGCCTCCCAAAGGTGTCCACCGTACGTAATTGATGGCACTGCTATTACATGATTAGTCGTTGTTATTGTTCTTGCATCCAGGAT is from Medicago truncatula cultivar Jemalong A17 chromosome 1, MtrunA17r5.0-ANR, whole genome shotgun sequence and encodes:
- the LOC11417780 gene encoding WD repeat-containing protein WRAP73, which encodes MEFTECYKQTGPSSFSPNARFLAVAVDYRLVIRDTLSFKVVQLFSCLDKISYIEWALDSEYILCGLYKKPMIQAWSLTQPEWTCKIDEGPAGIAYARWSPDSRHILTTSDFQLRLTVWSLVNTACVHLQLPKHASKGVSFTRDGKFAAICTRRDCKDHINLLSCHSWEIMGLFPVDTLDLADVEWSPDDSSIVIWDSPLDYKVLIYSPDGRCLFKYQAYESGLGVKSVSWSPCGQFLAVGSYDQMLRVLNHLTWKTFAEFLHPYAVRGPCYAAVFKEVDEPLQLDMSELCLSDDFSQGNIDSPERPFRVRYEVMEVPINLPFQKPPAEKPNPKQGIGFLSWSNDSQYICTRNDSMPTVLWVWNIRQLELTAILVQKDPIRVAAWDPTSTRLVFCTGSTHLYMWTPSGAFCVHVPLPQFSITDLKWNSDGSCLLLKDKETFCCAAVPLLPESSEYSSDE